DNA sequence from the Methanofollis formosanus genome:
ATTGTTGCCTAATAACCGGATCAAAGATGCAATCGTTGCATTAGCAGGTCTGGTCATCTCCCTTGGCTCCATCTACCTCTTCGCAACCTCCTTCACCGGAGGGTCGGTTTACTTCTCCTTCCCCTTTGAACCGACGGCGCAGGTGATGTTTGTCATCGAGGTGGCCATCTCCCTCCTGCTGCTGTACCTGGGAATGAAGTTCAAGCAGTACGTTGCTGTCCTGCTCGTACTTGTACAGACCGCCATAACGCTCTACTTTGAGATGACCATGGCCGGCGGACTCGAACCGGTGAAGAACCTCTTCATCGACGAGTTCTCCATCATCATGGCCCTGATCATCGGGATCATCGGGAGCCTTATCGCCGTCTACGCGACCAGTTACATGAACACCTACCACGAGCACCACCCCGAGATACGGGACCGGAGACGGATGTTCTTCTTCGTGGTCTTTGTCTTCCTGGCCGCGATGTTCGGGCTGGTCTTCTCGAACAACCTGCTCTGGGTCTTCTTCTTCTGGGAGATCACGACGCTTTCGTCCTTCCTGCTCATCGGCTATTCCGAGACCGAAGAAGCGACGAACAACGCCTTCCTCGCCCTGAAGTTGAACCTGCTCGGCGGGATCGCCTTTGCGGCTTCGTTCCTGTACCTCGCAACCGTCGACCCTTCAGGCGGGCTCTTCGAACTCGACGCCCTCATCGCCTCGGGTCAGTCCGTCGCGATCATTCCCGCGGTGCTCATCTGCTTCGCAGGCCTGACCAAAGCGGCACAGATGCCCTTCTCCAGTTGGCTGGTCGGCGCGATGGTCGCCCCGACTCCGGTCTCGGCCCTGCTCCACTCGAGCACCATGGTCAAGGCCGGCGTCTACATCATCGTCAGGTTCGCTCCGGTACTCCTGGGCACCCTCGCCGGCGTGGCCCTCGGCATGGTCGGCGCCGTGACCTTCCTGCTCGCCTCGGCCATCGCCATCTCGCAGACCAACGCAAAGAAGGTGCTTGCCTACTCGACCATTGCCAACCTCGGGCTCATCGTTGCGTGTGCCAGCGTCGGGACGCCCGAACTGGTCTGGGCCGCGATCATGCTCATCATCTTCCACGCCGTCGCGAAGTCACTCCTCTTCCTCTGCGTCGGGACGGTCGAACACCGCACCGGCAGCAGGGACATCGAGGACATGGACGGCCTGATCGTCAAGTTCCCCAAGATCGCCGTGATGATCGCCATCGGGATCGCCGGCATGTTCCTCGCACCCTTCGGGATGCTCATCTCCAAGTGGGCCGCAATCGAGGGGTTCATCGACGCACCCTTCGGCATCGTCTTTGTCACCATCCTCGCCTTCGGCAGTGCCGTCACGGTCTTCTTCTGGGCCAAGTGGATGGGTAAAGTCCTCTCGGTGACGCCGTTCGGCGAGAACCTCGAAGGATCGGTCTCCCGTGGCAAGTGGGTGGTCCTCTCCTCGCTCGCCGCACTCACAGTGCTCGCCGCCCTCCTCTTCCCGCTGGTCTCCTCGGTGCTCATCGAGCCCTACGTGCTCGGCGTCTACGGCGAGACGGCGCGGCTTGCACAGGACAACATCATTATCATGCTGCTGATGATCCTCCTCCTGCTCTTCCTCCCGCTCTCCCTGTACACTTCAAGTAAGGAGAGCCGGAAACTGCCGGTCTACATGAGCGGCCGGGCCACGACACCGGACCTCAAGTTCGCCGGGTCTCTCGGCATCCAGCGCGAGATGACCACCAGGAACTACTACTTCGACGAGTACTTCGGCGAGAAGAAACTCCTGCGCCTCGGCGACCCGATCTGCATCCTCCTCATCCTGGCGGCTGCGGCCCTGGTTGCGTGGGGCATGAGCATGGGGGTGGTCATGTGACCTCGATCATCACGGCCATCGCCTTCGTCATCCTCGCCCCCATCCTCGGCGGGCTGGTCGCCGGGATCGACCGGAAGGTCACCGCAAGGATGCAGGGCAGGGTCGGCCCGCCGCTTCTGCAGCCCTTCTACGATGTGGCCAAACTCTTCGAGAAGGAAGACGTCACCGTCACCCCCTCGCAGAACCTCTACATCATAGCCTACCTCGTCTTCATGGTCGTGAGCGGGGCGTACTTCTTCGCCGGAGGCGACTTCCTGCTCGTCATCTTCGCCTTCACCCTGGCCCACGTTTTCATCGTGCTGGGTGCGTACGCCGCCTACTCGCCGTACAGTTACATCGGCGCCGAGCGCGAACTGATCACCCTGATGGCCTACGAACCGATGGTGATCTTCACGGCCGTCGGGCTGTACCTGGTCACCGGCAGTTTCTACATCAGCGAGATCGCCACCTCGACGGTCCCGGCGATCCTGTACCTGCCCGGTGTCTTCCTGGGCTTCCTGACTATCCTGACCATCAAACTGCGCAAGTCGCCCTTCGACATCTCGACCTCGCACCACGCCCACCAGGAACTGGTGAAAGGACTGACCACCGAGTTCGCCGGCCCGGTGCTGGGCAAGGTCGAGATCGCCCACTGGTACGAGAACGTCGTCCTCCTCGGGATGATCTACCTCTTCTTCGGGTTCA
Encoded proteins:
- a CDS encoding NADH-quinone oxidoreductase subunit L — protein: MLPNNRIKDAIVALAGLVISLGSIYLFATSFTGGSVYFSFPFEPTAQVMFVIEVAISLLLLYLGMKFKQYVAVLLVLVQTAITLYFEMTMAGGLEPVKNLFIDEFSIIMALIIGIIGSLIAVYATSYMNTYHEHHPEIRDRRRMFFFVVFVFLAAMFGLVFSNNLLWVFFFWEITTLSSFLLIGYSETEEATNNAFLALKLNLLGGIAFAASFLYLATVDPSGGLFELDALIASGQSVAIIPAVLICFAGLTKAAQMPFSSWLVGAMVAPTPVSALLHSSTMVKAGVYIIVRFAPVLLGTLAGVALGMVGAVTFLLASAIAISQTNAKKVLAYSTIANLGLIVACASVGTPELVWAAIMLIIFHAVAKSLLFLCVGTVEHRTGSRDIEDMDGLIVKFPKIAVMIAIGIAGMFLAPFGMLISKWAAIEGFIDAPFGIVFVTILAFGSAVTVFFWAKWMGKVLSVTPFGENLEGSVSRGKWVVLSSLAALTVLAALLFPLVSSVLIEPYVLGVYGETARLAQDNIIIMLLMILLLLFLPLSLYTSSKESRKLPVYMSGRATTPDLKFAGSLGIQREMTTRNYYFDEYFGEKKLLRLGDPICILLILAAAALVAWGMSMGVVM
- a CDS encoding respiratory chain complex I subunit 1 family protein, whose translation is MTSIITAIAFVILAPILGGLVAGIDRKVTARMQGRVGPPLLQPFYDVAKLFEKEDVTVTPSQNLYIIAYLVFMVVSGAYFFAGGDFLLVIFAFTLAHVFIVLGAYAAYSPYSYIGAERELITLMAYEPMVIFTAVGLYLVTGSFYISEIATSTVPAILYLPGVFLGFLTILTIKLRKSPFDISTSHHAHQELVKGLTTEFAGPVLGKVEIAHWYENVVLLGMIYLFFGFNPVLAIVVIALAYFLEIFIDNTFSRMKWQWTMKSGWGVAATLGFLNLVIVYYFYVGV